The Neospora caninum Liverpool complete genome, chromosome X genome includes a region encoding these proteins:
- a CDS encoding AGAP008757-PA, related translates to MTLLHFFASSVCCFGPIYAVYKATEVSDQAGTLWLIALSATSYLFTQLLRSLVVASLVPATCHLYFVCEAFTQILWGVMEVIGLYFVVHHRTAMTFDADSRLLSIGLGWSFAHSLFTNLLPIISSARTVAFHWKFLYGALSANVSSVGLFVLNTGVARLRERLSVAGFGSHPSVHSVAAFHSRLLLGSTPSTAPAETPAWWVQLVLQAIVAASVGFFTLQLYRSRAAKGTGSQSASTSQQGHGSTQPKRE, encoded by the exons ATGACGCTCCTCCACTTTTTCGCCAGCAGCGTCTGCTGCTTCGGACCGATCTACGCTGTCTACAAGGCGACGGAAGT GTCGGACCAAGCCGGCACGCTGTGGCTGATCGCCCTCTCCGCCACCTCTTACCTTTTTACGCAACTTCTGAGA AGCTTGGTTGTCGCGTCTTTGGTTCCGGCCACCTGTCACCTTTACTTTGTCTGTGAG GCCTTCACGCAGATCCTTTGGGGCGTCATGGAGGTCATCGGTCTCTACTTCGTAGTTCACCACAG GACTGCAATGACGTTCGACGCGGATTCGCGCCTGCTGAGTATTGGGCTCGGCTGGTCCTTCGCccactctctcttcaccAATCTCTTGCCCATCATCTCAA GTGCCCGGACTGTGGCGTTCCACTGGAAGTTCCTCTACGGTGCTTTGTCGGCAAATGTTTCCAGCGTAGGTCTTTTCGTCCTCAACACAGGAGTCGCTCGACTCAGGGAACGGCTGAGCGTCGCTGGATTCGGCTCCCACCCTAGCGTTCACTCCGTAGCCGCGTTTCACAG ccggcttcttctcggtAGCACTCCCTCTACCGCTCCTGCGGAAACTCCGGCGTGGTGGGTACAGCTCGTGCTTCAAGCAATAGTCGCTGCGTCTGTCGGGTTCTTTACGTTGCAATTGTACCGCTCTCGGGCGGCCAAGGGCACAGGCTCGCAGTCGGCGTCCACTTCGCAGCAAGGACATGGTTCCACGCAGCCCAAGCGAGAGTGA